TTTTAAGTGTTTTCCTTATAAACATGGgtatcttttttcttattattaaaagctctataaaaatacaggaaaaaaaataaagttatgatGACTGTATCTAGTAATGCTTTTTAAGCACAGATTTTtaacagatgaaaataaaacatagttTAACATTTTATCATGATAATCTGTTGCAATGAGTCAGTCAGATCTGAGGCTTGCCTCACTAGGAAAGCTAGCTTCAAACCAAATACTGATTTTCCTCCTGTAATTCACACTTGTCTATTGAAACAGTGACCCAACGTTCTTGTAagattttaaatttcctcttaagAGTCCTTCGAATAGCTTTCAAGTCTGCAACCCGACTCTGATCTTCCCCAACAATGACGTGAGACACTCCCTCAGCTAAATAGGAAACTACTTGTGCTCCATGAAATCGAAGCTCCAAGGCTGTGATGGCTAACCTAGCTCCCTTGATTCTGGTACTTAAGTCATTGATGACAGCGTACAAGTCCAAATAAACGGTGTGGTGTCTAAACATGCTAAGAGGCATGCTGGCCCAGGAATACCTGTGTTCCAAATCAGCAATCACAGGACTCATCTCCCCAGGAGTCTGCTCACCAGCGTTTTTAATTCCCGAAAACACTTCCTTCAGTTGGTGCAAATCTGTGTCGACAAAGTAACTATCCCCGTATTGGTCGTATTCCTGGGCAAAGTGTTGCTTTGTCGACGGGCACATGTGGATCATGAAGCGGGGTTGCCAGGGCACACAGCTTCTGGTCCTAAAACACTCTAGCAGCCACTCTGGCTTGACGACATCATGTTTATCTGAAGAGATGATATTTTTCACTCGAATGTTGTCAGACCCTGCGATCACACAGTACGTGTCTGGGCCTGGGTTCTGTACTATGTAACCACCCAACTCGGCGATTCTGTTTTCCAGGTCAGGCTTGGGATGGTTGCCGGTTCCACTCATGACACAAAACTCCACGTCTTCAAAGACAGTAGAAACCCTGTTTACGTTAGAAAGGTTGGGAGCTTTTAGGTGCTCAATAATTCCAATGACTTTCTTCATCTTTGGGGCAGCTTTCCGCTTTTTCTCTTGTGGTTCATCATCGCCACTCACGTAAAGGTGTTTGGACGCGAGCTTTCCACAGGCCTTCCCTCGAAGTTGCTCTAAGTCCTCCAGGGATGTACATTCGTACCAttctttgtcttctcttattttctcaatcCGTGGAAAACGCAACGTGCAGCCGGTTTTATACATGTCACTGGGGACGATCTCTGTGGCCTTAACCTGAACAATGACTGAATTGCAAGGCTTGATGTAGACCTCTGGCTTCTCTGTTCCACACAGAATGTTGCTTGGTGGGGCTTTCCTATGAAAAGGCTTCCAGTGTTTCGCCAACTTCAAACCGAGGTCATACAGTTCTTTCATAGTGTAACCCGAGCCAACGCGACAGAGAGTGTGAAACACTGAGGGTTTTTCACCAGAAGCGGGCTTCTCTGCCACAGCACACAAAAAATGAGACATCATCCCACCCCGGGCACCCTTCCCCCAGTAGCCCCCGACGATTAAGATGTCCAGCTCATCCATCAGTCCACTGACATACTCTGGTTTAATTTTTAACCATCCTTCACCTCTTTTATCTGGCTTGTAAATGGACAGCGGGTGTTTTACCATGATCCCCTCTTCTCTTTTATCTATCGCTTCATTCAAAGCATCAATTACTTCTTTCTTAGTATGAGCTTGTGTTTTCTGCACTATTTCTATTCTACCTGGTACAGGTGTGAAAACACTATTAAGAATTTCAAA
The sequence above is a segment of the Budorcas taxicolor isolate Tak-1 chromosome 12, Takin1.1, whole genome shotgun sequence genome. Coding sequences within it:
- the LIG4 gene encoding DNA ligase 4 — its product is MRLILPHLERERMAYGIKEIMLAKLYVELLNLPRDGKDALKLLNYRTPTGTRGDAGDFAMIAYFVLKPRCLQKGSLSIQQVNDILDSIASNNSAKRKDLMKKSVLQLITQSSALEQKWLIRMIVKDLKLGFSQHTIFSVFHRDAAELHNVTTDLEKVCRQLHDPSVGLSDISITLFSAFKPMLAAIADIERIEKDMKHQSFYIETKLDGERMQMHKDGDVYRYFSRNGYNYEDQFGASPQEGSLTPFIHNAFRTDVLNCILDGEMMAYNPNTQTFMQKGNKFDIKRMVEDSELQTCYCVFDVLMVNDKKLGHETLRKRFEILNSVFTPVPGRIEIVQKTQAHTKKEVIDALNEAIDKREEGIMVKHPLSIYKPDKRGEGWLKIKPEYVSGLMDELDILIVGGYWGKGARGGMMSHFLCAVAEKPASGEKPSVFHTLCRVGSGYTMKELYDLGLKLAKHWKPFHRKAPPSNILCGTEKPEVYIKPCNSVIVQVKATEIVPSDMYKTGCTLRFPRIEKIREDKEWYECTSLEDLEQLRGKACGKLASKHLYVSGDDEPQEKKRKAAPKMKKVIGIIEHLKAPNLSNVNRVSTVFEDVEFCVMSGTGNHPKPDLENRIAELGGYIVQNPGPDTYCVIAGSDNIRVKNIISSDKHDVVKPEWLLECFRTRSCVPWQPRFMIHMCPSTKQHFAQEYDQYGDSYFVDTDLHQLKEVFSGIKNAGEQTPGEMSPVIADLEHRYSWASMPLSMFRHHTVYLDLYAVINDLSTRIKGARLAITALELRFHGAQVVSYLAEGVSHVIVGEDQSRVADLKAIRRTLKRKFKILQERWVTVSIDKCELQEENQYLV